The genomic stretch ACATGCCCCTTTCCTCCCTGATCGGAGTTGAAGGGTGGCAAGGGGCAAGGATATGTTTAGAAATCAGCTAGTGTCGAAGGATGATATTTCGGTAAATTGCTCAAGTAAATGATCATTGTCCGAATTAAACCAATTTGGACAAGCTTTCCTCCAACGCTTTGATTTTGGCTTCGGCGTCAGCTTGCTTTTTCTTTTCATTTTCGACTACTTGGGCAGGCGCATTGTTGACAAAGCGTTCATTGCTTAATTTCTTTGTGACCGAATTGAGGAAGCCTTTGGTGTATTCAAGTTCCTTCTGGATGTTATCCTTTTCTGCTTCCACATCGATCTGCTCGCTCAAAGGGATAAAGAATTCATCCGATTTTACCACAAAACTCAGGGCACCTTCCACTTTTCCGGCAAAATCCACTTTGTTTAGGTTGGCCAGTTTTTTAAGAATGGCCTCAAAGGATGTGTACAATTCCTGGTTTTGCGTGTTAATGGTGAGGTCAAAGGTTTCTTTTGGAGAAATGCCTTTGGAAGCTCGGATGTTCCTCACTTGGGAAACCACTTCAAATACCTGAGCGGCATCATTGATCAGTTGTCCATCATAAGGGGATTTGGTAGGCCAAGAAGATACGATCAGCGCGTCTTTGACCTCCCTGCCTTTTACCTGGTGCCAAAGCTCTTCGGTGATAAATGGCATAAATGGATGTAATACCTTCATGATGGCCTCAAAGTAGCCCAAGGTCTTTTCGTATGTCTCCAGATCAATTGGCTTTTGGTATGCTGGTTTGACCATTTCGAGATACCATGAGCAGAAATCATCCCATACCAGCTTATAGGTGCTCATCAGCGCATCAGAGATTCTGAACTTGCTGAAGTGGTCTTCGATTTCCTCCAGTGCTTGGTCAAATCGGCTTTCAAACCATTTGATGGCCGTATGGTTATGGTGCTCCAAAATATTGGAATCCACTTCCCAACCTTTGATCAAACGGTAGGCGTTCCAGATTTTATTGGCAAAATTTCTGCCCTGCTCAACGAGTTTTTCGTCGAAAGGCAGGTCGTTTCCTGCAGGGGAACTGAAGAGCATGCCTGTACGTACGCCATCGGCACCGTAATTTTTGATCAGTTCTAGCGGGTCAGGGGAATTGCCCAGTGATTTGGACATTTTTCTGCCCTGCTTGTCCCTTACGATACCGGTGAGGTAGACATTTCGGAATGGCTTTTCACCCATGTATTCGTATCCTGCGATGATCATCCTGGCCACCCAGAAAAACAGGATCTCTGGGGCAGTTACCAAGTCATTCGTAGGATAATAGTATTTAAGTTCCTCGTTCTTTTCACCCGTGGTAAATACATCTGTATCAAAGACAGAAATCGGCCACAGCCAAGAGGAAAACCATGTATCCAGAACGTCTTCGTCTTGGGTGAGATCACTTAAGCCATAGTTTTGGTTGTATTTCTCGTTGGCGATTTCTAGTGCTTCTTCAGCGGTTTTGGCCACGACATATTCACCGTTGGGAAGGTAGAAGGCAGGGATTTGATGGCCCCACCAGAGTTGGCGGGAGATACACCAGTCCCGCACATTGTCCATCCAGCTGCGGTACATGTTTTTGAATTTTGGCGGATAGAGCTGAATGATATCGTCCATCACGGCCTTTAATGCCGGTTTGGTAATATCTTCCATTTTTAGGAACCACTGTAGCGATAACTTCGGCTCGATCACTGCATCAGTTCGCTCCGAATGGCCTACATTGGAAGTGTACTCTTCTTCCTTTTGTAGTTGGTCGGCCTCTTTAAGGAGCTTTGCGATTTTCTTTCTGGCTACGAAACGGTCTTCTCCTACGAGGATTTGAGCTTTTTCATTCAGGGTACCATCATCATTGATGATATCGATTACTTCCAGCTTATGCCGCAGGCCAATTTCATAATCGTTCACATCGTGGGCAGGTGTCACTTTCAGGCACCCTGTACCAAACTCCATGTCCACGTAATCATCCTCTACGATTGGAATGGCGCGATTGATCAGCGGAATAAGGGCCTTTTTGCCTTTGAGGTGGGTAAATCGCTCATCGTTTGGATTGATACAGATCGCTACATCGGCCATGATGGTTTCCGGGCGCGTGGTGGCAATGGTCAGGTGCTCGTCTTCACTGCCTTCGATTTTATAGTTGATATAGTACAGCTTGGACTGGACTTCCTTAAAAATCACCTCATCATCGGACAGGGCTGTTTTGCCTTGTGGATCCCAATTGACCATGCGGATGCCCCGATAGATTTTTCCTTTATTGTGAAGGTCCACAAAAACACTGGTCACTGCATCGCTAAGCCCTGCATCCATGGTGAATTTGGTGCGGTCCCAGTCACAGGAGGCCCCCAGTTTCTTCAGTTGCTCCAGGATGATGCCTCCGTATTTTTCTTTCCATTCCCAGGCATGGGTGAGGAAGTCTTCCCTTGAAATGGACTTTTTGTCTATGCCTTTTTCCTTCAACAGTGCCACGACTTTTGCTTCAGTGGCAATGGAAGCGTGGTCAGTACCAGGTACCCAGCAGGCATTTTTTCCTTCCATACGTGCTTTTCTCACCAAGACATCCTGAATGGTATTGTTCAGCATGTGTCCCATGTGCAGTACTCCGGTCACATTGGGAGGGGGAATGACAATGGAATAGGGCTCTTTGTTATAATCTACTGTCGAACTGAATAACTTGTTCTCCATCCAGAATTCATACCATTTGGATTCGGCTTCTGCTGGATTATATTTTGTTGAAAGGGACATAGTCAATTTTAATATTGTCGCAATAAGAATCTATCTCAGAGCGCAAAAATAATAGAAATATCTCTGATGACCTTAAAATCTGGATAATTAAGCGATTTCCTGATGCCAGGTGGGGCAGGACTTTTGCACAATATGCCAACATTGGGCAAATCTTTCTGGAGCCAATCGCTCCATAAGTTTTTTTATACGGGGATAATTCTAATTTTGTAAGAACCAGCAAGTGTTCTGAAGAAGACAAACCAAGTAAAACCCTCTCTACACCAAAGCGGAATGATTGACTTGGTCTGAAAGGTTCCTCTAAATCGTACCAAAATCACTTAATGCATATGAAAGAGCAGAAAGTAAAACCATTGGAAAGCTGGGTGCAAATCCCCAAAAATTCGGATTTTACTATTTATAATTTGCCCTTTGGCGTTTTTAAAAGCAAAAGACTTTCTCCCAGGATAGGGATGGCCATTGGGGACAAGATTGTAGA from Echinicola soli encodes the following:
- a CDS encoding valine--tRNA ligase, whose amino-acid sequence is MSLSTKYNPAEAESKWYEFWMENKLFSSTVDYNKEPYSIVIPPPNVTGVLHMGHMLNNTIQDVLVRKARMEGKNACWVPGTDHASIATEAKVVALLKEKGIDKKSISREDFLTHAWEWKEKYGGIILEQLKKLGASCDWDRTKFTMDAGLSDAVTSVFVDLHNKGKIYRGIRMVNWDPQGKTALSDDEVIFKEVQSKLYYINYKIEGSEDEHLTIATTRPETIMADVAICINPNDERFTHLKGKKALIPLINRAIPIVEDDYVDMEFGTGCLKVTPAHDVNDYEIGLRHKLEVIDIINDDGTLNEKAQILVGEDRFVARKKIAKLLKEADQLQKEEEYTSNVGHSERTDAVIEPKLSLQWFLKMEDITKPALKAVMDDIIQLYPPKFKNMYRSWMDNVRDWCISRQLWWGHQIPAFYLPNGEYVVAKTAEEALEIANEKYNQNYGLSDLTQDEDVLDTWFSSWLWPISVFDTDVFTTGEKNEELKYYYPTNDLVTAPEILFFWVARMIIAGYEYMGEKPFRNVYLTGIVRDKQGRKMSKSLGNSPDPLELIKNYGADGVRTGMLFSSPAGNDLPFDEKLVEQGRNFANKIWNAYRLIKGWEVDSNILEHHNHTAIKWFESRFDQALEEIEDHFSKFRISDALMSTYKLVWDDFCSWYLEMVKPAYQKPIDLETYEKTLGYFEAIMKVLHPFMPFITEELWHQVKGREVKDALIVSSWPTKSPYDGQLINDAAQVFEVVSQVRNIRASKGISPKETFDLTINTQNQELYTSFEAILKKLANLNKVDFAGKVEGALSFVVKSDEFFIPLSEQIDVEAEKDNIQKELEYTKGFLNSVTKKLSNERFVNNAPAQVVENEKKKQADAEAKIKALEESLSKLV